The DNA window TTTGAATAAAACAtcataaacattcaatcagtAAGAAAAGCACATTTCAATTCATTTCTGCATGCAAATGaactcaattaaactaagagaTGAACTGAATTTTTTTATCAGAATTGATAAACTAACAACACAGTTTCATTCGATGCCCTAGTTAcggagaaaaacaagaaaaaaatagaattagagaAACTCAATCTACTAAATAAACGAACTCGATCCACTAAACCTTAAATCGAACTAGAAGAAATACAAATTTGCGAGAAATTAACtgaacataataataatagttttcTCAATACTTTGCGGAatctttgttcttgtttttgtgtattttttgttgATGAATTCAAATGCTTCACCCAATTATGCAGTAGTTTTCACAAATAATTTGaacaatttttgaaagattttagagaaatttcaaattcttttgttACGGTTTCGAGTTAGAAGAACGAACATTTTTTCATATTCGAGCACGAATTGAATTGGTAACGTTTGGGGTTTCTGACGCGTATAACACGCGTCTCATTAATGAGAGtaaatttttttggtattaGACCTACTTAGTTGGATTGCAAATTTAGGGATGTTTTAGTActgtttattaaaataattatgctACATATACTTAAAAATTAGCTATTAATTAATTGCCTACCATATTCTTAGTTTTGACAGGCTATACTCTGTTAGGGTTTACTTATAGAAATACGTAGttagtattttataaaaaatattttattattataaataagtttaatttttttagagtaaACACCTAATTCAGTTCTTGTCCATTTTTACAAAGGACAAAATGATCATTGTCCAAAAAAAAGGACACTTCAATcctcaacctttttattttgggacaCTACGATCTCtctgtgaaaaaaaattatttaaataataataaaaattgattttgtggagtttttatgtgtattttgtgggggttttaaacctccaaaaaaatatttttaataatataaccAATTACTACCACTACCTTCTTCATCCTCATTATTATCGCTCCTACTTCTATTATTTTCACTGCTTTATCATCATCTTTATTTCTTCTACCGTCATCATCACCAATACTAATATTATCAACATTAaagttcttttttttcattttttattggatgttattttttcttttaaaaggtATTTGTACTACAATTACTTTTTTTTGCGGCATCATTTTTGTTGATAGTTTTTCTTCACTTAACCACCATTGATgaagaaatttttcaaaaacaaacttattaatagtttgtggaggtttaaaacccccacaaaatacaaataaaatccccacaaaactaatttttattttttttaacagaaGAATCGTattgtcccaaaataaaaaggttgGGGATCGAAATGTCCCTTTTTTTTACAGGGATCACTTTGTTTTTCGTGAAAATGGATAAGGACTGGATTGGgtgtttactcattttttttattacatgtttgattattttgtggtagatttaattattttggtagttgattatttgattaaaaaattgtgTAAATTAACAtgtataaatacaaataaatatataatagttgatttgataattaatttttatgtaaatatagcatttttattattgaaaagattatattttttaaaaaggataAGTTGATATTTATGTGTGGTAAATTAGAAAGTTCATAAGTTTTGTGGTTTTTGTTTTTAAGaattttctctaaaaaaatttatggaTATACTTTTTAGGGCAAAAAACTGAAATGAGCCAAGTGGAGCTCTTTTTTACTCAAATCCGCCAAATGAAATTTTGCTACAACATTCCACCAGATACCatatttatataattcgaaACAATAGAATCGAATTAGGTTAGCACGTAATTCGAATTGAGCAAACTCGAATTACTCATTCAGTTTTTTCACACATAATTCGAGTCAATAAGCATTGAATTAGGATAAAAATTCGTTAGTAATTCGAGTCTGGTACTATCGAATTAAAATAGGGTAGTTCAAGATGTATTAACTCGAATTAGTAGGTGAGTGAGTGAGGAGAGGAGTTCGAGTCTTATTGAGTCGAATTACTTGATTTTGGGCATCCAAAGTAATTCGAATCCAGTTGCCTCGAATTACACCGAACTCGCCTATTTAAAGAGTTCGAACCAAGTTCATTCGAATTACTTTCTCATTCCCAAACCCCACAAAATCCCAGTGAAAACGACCAACCTTTGGTTCGAGTAAGACCGGACCGCCGTATTCAGGCGATGGGGGACGATCCGGGGAGGCTTTATCGTTTGGATGGAGTCGCTCATATCGCCGGGGTGATCAACGACGAGGTTAGTGGTCTCTGATGTTGCGATGTAGCTAGTGTTTTCCGTTATGGTAGTGGTTTCTATGAGAGTGGTTTTATGGTTGTGGTTTTTAGATATTGGTTTGATGAAAGTGGTTTTATGATAGCGGTTTTTGTTAACGGTTTGTGATAGTGGTTTATGTGATTGCTAGTGGTTTAGGACATTAGTTTAGGGTAGTGGTTTAGGAAAGTGGTGTTGGCTGGTGGTTTATGTTAAGGGTTTTTTATAGTTGGTAATGTTAGTGTTAGCGATTTATGATAGTGGTATAGGCTAGTGATTTTTTCCACCGGTTTTTCTTAGTTGTTTCTGTTAGTGGTTTTCGTGAATGGTTTTTTATAGTGGTTTGtttgaccgtttttttttttagttgataaTGGTTTTTGATGGTGGTTTTTTTAGCGTACTTgttttttgttaatggtttctGCATTTGGTGAAATATGTTGGTTTAATATGTCGAATCgaaggattaatttttttgttttatattaaatGAATTGTATAAGGCTGTGGTTCGTGCGAATGTTCTAACTATGCGGTTCATCTACTGTGCAGCCATGGCGTTGCATATCTAGCTGTAGGCGGCAGCAGGGGATGCGTCTTGATGAGCGGTACGTtccgtacttgcagatggcTGGCTTGTACCATCTTGCAAGGCTGAACGACAGATGGTTCCGACTAGACGAGCCTCTAGTCAGTGCATTCATCGAGAGGTGGCGGCCTGAGACGCACATCTTCCACATGCCGTTTGGAGAGTGTACCATCACGCTTCAGGACGTCGCATACCAGCTTGGATTGCCCGTGGACGGTCATTACGTTAGTGGTTGCTTGACAGACTTCCACCTATACATTGAGGGTGGGAGGCCGGCTTGGATGTGGTTCCATGAGTTGCTCGGTGTCTTACCTCCTGAAAACCAAATTCAGAAATTCGCAGTCAACTGCACATGGTTTCAGGAGACATTTGGGGAGTGTCCCGACGGGACTGACGAGGAGACAGTTAGGCGCTTTGCCCGTGCCTATATCATGATGTTGTTGGGGACGCAGCTGTTTGCAGACAAGTCTGGCAACCGTATACACATCAGATGGCTACCCTACGTAGCTAGACTTGAGCAGATGGGTGGCTACAGTTGGGGGTCGGCGGCACTGGCATGGTTGTACCGATGTATGTGCCGAGTCACCAACAGACATGTCGTGAAGTTAGCAGGGCCGTTACAGTTACTGCAGTCTTGGATCTTTTGGAGGTTTCCTTCTTTTAGGCCTGATGGGTATGATGCGTTTAGCTGGCCACTTGCGTCGAGGTACCTTTATTGTTTTGTATTATGAATCGATTTGGTATTCACTTCCAATTATGCATGGAATTTCATGTCCTGTGTCTTTACTCACCGATGCATTAACTAGATTAACTTACTACGCAGGTGGTCCGGTTACAATCCTGGGATTAGCAACAAGGGACCTAGGGTGCAAATGGCTTGCCTGAAGATCGACTTGTTGCAGCCACGGGATGTAAGTACGCTGACTTCATCTTTATGTTCGGTGGTTGGTTATGTTTATATAGTCTTATCGATGTTATATTGTATTTTCAGTTCATATGGATGCCCTATAGCGCACTCGACGTCATCCAGGTTGTCCATCCGGAGGTGTTGGAGCCTAGACATACGATGTTATGGCGGTGTGTGACGTCCCTGATATATTTTGCGGTTGTTGAGTGGCATCAGGTGGATAGAGTGTTACTGCAGTTTGGCGGTGTACAGCCCCCACCTCGTCCCGCCCTGAACATCGACTTCTTGATGTCGAAGGACGGGAGAGGAGGTGACCGTTGGTTCCCGTCCCACTTAGCTGACTGGCATCTTCACTGGCAGGAGCGTGCGGATCACATTTTACAGTTCGACGTTGTGGCTGACCCAGGGCCCTCTCGTGAGTTCTTGACATGGTGGCATCAGCACGGAAAGAGATTCCTGTCGCCGAGATGTACTTGGGGGATCCACGAGGTATTCCCATTCCGGATGAGGCCACTCAGAGGGGTGCAGACCGACTTCCTGAGATGGACATGGTCGCCGATGTTCCTGACAGACGTCGAGTTGAGCGGAGAGCCCGAGTCGGGAAACGTCGTTCGCAGCGTGATGTTGCGTGGCTGGAGGCTGCCATGGAGGAGGACGACAACGCAGGAAGGGGTCGCGGGAGACGACGTGGTCGAGGAGGCAGGAGGAGGGGGGCTGATGCCAGAGGTGATGTCGTTCAGCCAGGTAGGGGTGCAGCAGGAGTAGGTGAGGCAGTCGGGGTGGATAGGCCCCATCAGGGGGGCATGGTGGTGAGTGGTATGGATCAGGCATGGGAGATCCCTCGACGCACACTGACGCTGGGCTTGGAGGAGGACCTCTCGGAGATTATTTCGTCGGTGTGCCCGGTGACGATCAGACGCTTCAGGACAGTACTCCATGGGTGAGCCCGGTCTCCATGTTTCCAGACTTCCTTGCTGGTGACGGGATCGTGGCCGAGTTTGGTGGACCACATTTCCTTGAGGACATCCGGACCATCATGCAGGAGGATGAGGCTGCACGTGGACGGGTTCAGACGACAGGGACACATGCACCGTTGGATGTAGATCTGAACGAGCCTGCCACGGTGGCTCCGGTCCAGACTTTTGCCCTGCGTGGGACGCCAGCATCCGCACATACTCAGGGGTCACATTCAGTTGCCGGCCCGTCATCATCCAGACCGGTACTTGTCCCGCACAGGGATACCGCAGAGGATGCTCCTGATGATGACAACGACTCGATTGAGGATGAGGAGCCACTGATTCGGAGACCTCAGAGGACGAGGGTTCCACGCCGTTGTTTCACCAGATCACACCTCTTTAGATGATTTAGGGATACAGGTGTATGTCGTTTCTGTTATGTTTATGTTATGTACCTTCGTTGTTGGTTATCATTGTTATGTATGGTTTCGTTAATGTATTTCTTTATCTAGCATTTAACTTTGATGTTATGTTAT is part of the Arachis duranensis cultivar V14167 chromosome 1, aradu.V14167.gnm2.J7QH, whole genome shotgun sequence genome and encodes:
- the LOC107470853 gene encoding protein MAIN-LIKE 1-like, with product MGDDPGRLYRLDGVAHIAGVINDEPWRCISSCRRQQGMRLDERYVPYLQMAGLYHLARLNDRWFRLDEPLVSAFIERWRPETHIFHMPFGECTITLQDVAYQLGLPVDGHYVSGCLTDFHLYIEGGRPAWMWFHELLGVLPPENQIQKFAVNCTWFQETFGECPDGTDEETVRRFARAYIMMLLGTQLFADKSGNRIHIRWLPYVARLEQMGGYSWGSAALAWLYRCMCRVTNRHVVKLAGPLQLLQSWIFWRFPSFRPDGYDAFSWPLASRWSGYNPGISNKGPRVQMACLKIDLLQPRDFIWMPYSALDVIQVVHPEVLEPRHTMLWRCVTSLIYFAVVEWHQVDRVLLQFGGVQPPPRPALNIDFLMSKDGRGGDRWFPSHLADWHLHWQERADHILQFDVVADPGPSREFLTWWHQHGKRFLSPRCTWGIHEVFPFRMRPLRGVQTDFLRWTWSPMFLTDVELSGEPESGNVVRSVMLRGWRLPWRRTTTQEGVAGDDVVEEAGGGGLMPEVMSFSQVGVQQE